A section of the Bacillus sp. HSf4 genome encodes:
- a CDS encoding chromate transporter: MLMKHPYRELIVAMVRTGILGFGGGPSVIPLIRHEAVTKFKWIDDDEFGEILAIANALPGPIATKMSAYLGHKVKGVPGAVVATTAHILPTCIAMAALLAAVNVLSHSTIVSGMIGAVTPVIAVMLGIMAYEFGQKALKGFGAAAGILFFILAFLGLQVFAIHPGVIVIIFLAYGAFHFKLKRKLPEKKDKGVSAS; this comes from the coding sequence ATGCTTATGAAACACCCTTACCGCGAGCTGATCGTCGCCATGGTGAGAACGGGCATATTGGGCTTTGGAGGGGGGCCTTCCGTTATTCCGCTGATCAGGCATGAAGCCGTCACGAAATTTAAATGGATAGATGATGATGAATTCGGAGAAATTTTGGCGATCGCCAATGCGCTGCCGGGACCGATCGCCACGAAAATGTCGGCATATTTGGGACATAAAGTAAAAGGCGTCCCGGGCGCCGTCGTCGCCACAACAGCCCATATTTTGCCGACCTGCATCGCAATGGCCGCTTTGCTTGCGGCCGTCAACGTGCTCAGCCATTCAACAATCGTCAGCGGCATGATCGGCGCGGTCACCCCTGTGATCGCCGTCATGCTTGGGATCATGGCATATGAATTTGGACAAAAAGCATTGAAAGGCTTTGGAGCGGCAGCAGGCATCCTTTTCTTCATTCTTGCGTTTTTGGGGCTTCAAGTGTTTGCGATACACCCCGGGGTGATCGTGATCATCTTTTTGGCTTACGGCGCATTTCACTTTAAACTGAAACGCAAACTGCCGGAGAAAAAGGATAAAGGGGTGTCCGCCTCATGA
- a CDS encoding Lrp/AsnC family transcriptional regulator, with amino-acid sequence MSINYHMPNLTLDETDKKILSILHEEGRISYTDLGKRVGLSRVAVQTRINNLMEEGIIEKFTAVINPVKVGIHVSVFFNVEVEPQYLETVAVALEKESAVTSLYHMTGPSKLHMHGIFANDQEMEEFLTKRLYPLQGVVSVDCQMLIKRYKSRMGMKL; translated from the coding sequence ATCAATTACCATATGCCAAATTTAACCCTTGATGAAACAGATAAGAAAATCCTATCGATCCTGCATGAAGAAGGGAGAATCTCCTATACGGATTTAGGAAAGCGCGTCGGCTTATCAAGGGTCGCTGTCCAGACGCGAATCAATAACCTGATGGAGGAGGGAATCATTGAAAAATTCACAGCCGTGATTAATCCGGTAAAGGTGGGCATTCATGTATCCGTCTTTTTTAATGTCGAAGTCGAGCCCCAATACTTGGAGACGGTAGCCGTCGCATTGGAAAAAGAATCCGCCGTTACAAGCCTCTATCATATGACGGGCCCAAGCAAACTCCATATGCACGGAATCTTTGCCAATGATCAGGAGATGGAGGAATTTTTGACAAAGCGGCTCTATCCTTTGCAGGGGGTTGTCAGCGTTGACTGCCAGATGCTGATCAAACGTTATAAAAGCCGCATGGGTATGAAGCTTTAA